Proteins co-encoded in one Listeria ivanovii subsp. ivanovii genomic window:
- the rsmB gene encoding 16S rRNA (cytosine(967)-C(5))-methyltransferase RsmB gives MKKQKTVREIALELIIKIENNQSYSHLLINDALKKQKLNSLDKGLLTELVYGTTQRKITLDYYLAPFLNKEPDNWVKNLLRMSVYQLTFLDKVPEHAILNEAGDIAKDLGHQGVTKFVNGVLRNVIRKGVPSIDLIQDPVVKIAVETSLPEWLARRWAEQYGIEQLREIGMAFLVAPHQSLRANQTEIRIEQLMKELNDQGITVKRNEFIDEALLVEKGSVAETKAYKDGKCSIQDESSMLAAYALQLEDNLTVLDACAAPGGKTTHIAEKMHGTGMVHALDIHEKKTKLIDQAAKRLQLLNIRTAHLDARTASTMFEPETFDRILVDAPCSGFGVLRRKPDIKYVKTEKDIHKLAEIQLAILDDVSQLVKENGILVYSTCTIDKEENETVLRAFLEKHPEFTLEPVALPEKLAHIKKDDFVQLLPTDIGSDGFFVSSLRKVSPEK, from the coding sequence ATGAAGAAACAAAAAACAGTCCGTGAGATTGCCTTAGAACTCATTATCAAAATTGAAAACAATCAATCATATAGCCACTTACTAATCAATGATGCGCTAAAAAAGCAAAAGCTAAATTCCCTAGATAAAGGACTTTTAACTGAATTAGTCTATGGAACAACACAGCGCAAGATTACCTTAGACTATTATTTAGCACCATTTTTAAATAAAGAGCCAGATAACTGGGTGAAAAATTTACTAAGAATGTCCGTCTATCAATTAACATTCCTCGACAAAGTCCCAGAACATGCGATTTTAAACGAGGCAGGCGATATTGCGAAAGATTTAGGTCATCAAGGTGTGACGAAATTTGTGAATGGCGTTTTAAGAAATGTGATTCGTAAAGGGGTACCAAGTATTGATTTAATTCAAGATCCAGTGGTAAAAATTGCTGTGGAAACAAGTCTTCCAGAGTGGCTAGCAAGACGTTGGGCAGAGCAATACGGAATAGAGCAACTTCGTGAAATTGGTATGGCTTTCCTAGTTGCCCCACATCAAAGCCTACGCGCTAATCAAACGGAGATTCGAATAGAACAATTAATGAAAGAACTAAACGATCAAGGCATTACGGTGAAACGAAATGAATTTATCGATGAAGCGTTACTTGTTGAAAAAGGTTCTGTTGCAGAAACGAAAGCATATAAAGATGGCAAATGTAGTATTCAAGATGAAAGCTCGATGCTTGCGGCTTATGCACTACAATTAGAAGATAACTTAACCGTACTTGATGCTTGTGCAGCGCCAGGTGGGAAAACGACCCATATTGCTGAAAAAATGCACGGCACTGGAATGGTTCATGCGCTGGATATCCATGAAAAGAAAACAAAATTGATTGATCAAGCAGCGAAACGTTTACAACTTTTAAATATTCGTACCGCGCATTTGGATGCTAGAACAGCAAGCACGATGTTCGAACCAGAAACTTTTGACCGGATTTTAGTCGATGCACCTTGCTCTGGCTTTGGTGTACTTCGCAGAAAACCAGATATTAAATATGTAAAAACCGAAAAAGATATCCACAAATTAGCAGAAATTCAATTGGCCATTTTAGATGATGTTAGCCAATTAGTAAAAGAAAATGGTATATTAGTCTATAGTACATGTACCATTGATAAGGAAGAAAACGAAACAGTCTTGCGTGCTTTCTTAGAAAAACATCCAGAATTCACGCTTGAACCAGTAGCTCTTCCTGAAAAATTGGCACATATCAAGAAGGACGATTTTGTACAACTTTTACCAACCGATATTGGAAGCGATGGTTTCTTTGTTTCCAGTCTAAGGAAAGTTAGTCCTGAAAAATAG
- the rsgA gene encoding ribosome small subunit-dependent GTPase A, whose product MLEGQIIKALSGFYYVFSEGKVYQCRARGNFRKRNISPLVGDDVEFQIENKTDGYILDVMSRENALVRPPVANIDVAILVFSAVEPDFSTNLADRFLVAIEKEDIQPVICISKMDLATEAEKEQIALYKEVYETIGYEVFETNQEPDKEAIKDYISGKTAVIAGQSGVGKSTLLNSLNSDLTLKTAEISTSLGRGKHTTRHVELMPIGDGFVADTPGFSSIEWDDLQPETLQFCFPEIEDRRSGCKFRGCMHDNEPNCAVKTAVEANEIADFRYQHYIQILQELKNRKPRY is encoded by the coding sequence GTGCTGGAAGGACAAATTATCAAAGCATTGAGCGGATTTTACTATGTTTTCTCAGAAGGAAAAGTATACCAATGTCGGGCACGAGGGAATTTTAGGAAGCGAAATATTTCACCGCTTGTAGGGGATGACGTCGAGTTCCAAATTGAAAATAAAACAGATGGTTACATTTTAGATGTGATGTCACGGGAAAATGCATTAGTTCGTCCTCCCGTGGCCAATATTGATGTGGCAATTTTAGTATTTTCTGCAGTTGAGCCGGATTTCTCGACCAATTTAGCAGATAGATTCCTCGTTGCTATCGAAAAAGAAGATATCCAACCCGTTATTTGCATCAGCAAAATGGATTTAGCAACCGAGGCAGAAAAAGAACAGATTGCCCTTTATAAAGAAGTTTATGAAACGATCGGCTATGAAGTTTTTGAAACCAATCAAGAACCAGATAAAGAAGCGATTAAAGACTATATTAGTGGGAAAACTGCCGTTATAGCTGGTCAATCAGGTGTTGGGAAATCCACCCTTTTAAACAGCTTAAATAGCGACCTAACTTTAAAGACGGCTGAAATCTCCACTTCGCTCGGTCGCGGGAAACATACAACCAGACATGTAGAGCTTATGCCAATTGGAGACGGATTTGTTGCCGATACACCTGGCTTTAGCTCGATTGAATGGGATGATTTGCAGCCAGAAACGTTACAATTTTGTTTTCCAGAAATAGAAGATAGACGAAGTGGTTGTAAATTCCGTGGTTGTATGCATGACAACGAACCTAACTGTGCCGTGAAAACAGCTGTAGAAGCAAATGAAATAGCAGATTTTCGTTACCAACACTATATCCAAATTTTACAAGAATTAAAAAACAGAAAGCCGAGGTATTAA
- the sdaAA gene encoding L-serine ammonia-lyase, iron-sulfur-dependent, subunit alpha encodes MFRTVAELVDIAERENLTIAEIMINREMTISGLPREEIIAAMDRNLDIMEEAIKEGEAGVTSTTGLTGGDAVLMQDYIKKGNFLSGEVLLDSVAKAIATNEVNASMGVICATPTAGSAGVVPGVLFSLKDRLQMTRDDMVNFLFTAGAFGYVVANNAFISGAAGGCQAEIGSASAMASAAIVAAAGGTPEESAHAMAMTMKNMLGLVCDPVAGLVEVPCVKRNALGSSQAIISADMALAGIKSRIPCDEVIEAMHRVGLQMPSSLRETAEGGLAATPTGRAIQRKIFGLSPEDTSE; translated from the coding sequence ATGTTTAGAACTGTAGCAGAACTAGTAGATATCGCCGAACGTGAGAATCTAACTATTGCTGAAATTATGATAAATCGTGAAATGACTATTTCAGGTTTACCGCGGGAAGAAATCATTGCTGCGATGGATCGGAATTTAGATATTATGGAAGAAGCTATTAAAGAAGGCGAGGCGGGTGTTACTTCAACTACTGGTTTAACTGGTGGAGATGCGGTCTTAATGCAAGACTATATCAAAAAAGGTAATTTTTTGTCTGGAGAAGTTTTACTTGACTCTGTTGCTAAAGCTATTGCGACTAATGAAGTGAATGCCTCTATGGGAGTAATTTGCGCAACACCAACTGCTGGAAGTGCTGGAGTCGTTCCAGGCGTGTTATTTTCTTTAAAAGACAGGTTGCAAATGACGCGTGACGATATGGTTAACTTTTTATTCACGGCGGGAGCTTTTGGCTATGTAGTTGCGAATAACGCCTTTATCAGTGGGGCAGCTGGTGGTTGCCAAGCAGAAATTGGTTCTGCAAGCGCAATGGCATCAGCCGCAATTGTAGCCGCAGCTGGAGGAACCCCAGAAGAATCTGCTCATGCAATGGCGATGACGATGAAAAATATGCTTGGCCTTGTTTGTGACCCGGTAGCTGGACTTGTCGAAGTACCATGTGTAAAACGAAATGCACTTGGCTCTTCCCAAGCGATTATTTCTGCTGATATGGCATTAGCAGGAATTAAAAGTCGCATTCCATGTGATGAAGTCATTGAAGCAATGCACCGTGTGGGATTACAAATGCCAAGCTCTCTAAGAGAAACGGCAGAAGGAGGATTGGCGGCTACACCGACTGGACGTGCGATTCAGCGGAAGATATTTGGCTTGTCGCCAGAAGATACAAGTGAGTGA
- the pknB gene encoding Stk1 family PASTA domain-containing Ser/Thr kinase: MMIGKRLNDRYKILHAIGGGGMANVYLAHDIILDRDVAVKILRIDLADESNLIRRFQREAQSATSLVHPNIVSVYDVGEENDLHYIVMEHVDGMDLKQYIHENHPISYEKAVDIMLQIVSAVAVAHQHHIIHRDLKPQNILIDHDGVVKITDFGIAMALSETSITQTNSLLGSVHYLSPEQARGGMATQKSDIYSLGIVLYELLTGKVPFDGESAVSIAIKHLQADIPSARTQNPEIPQSLENIIIKATAKDPFLRYQNAEEMEKDLQTCLNKDRLNEPKYVFKADDGDTKTIPIIATKEAMQNLDNTIVPEGKVAAEEVTEEDKKGKKKKKMSKKKKIAWIVFSVIIAFTIAILLLWMLGKGPEEIAVPDVSGKTEDQAIALLQKDGFVIGKTAEKNSDEVEEGKVINTDPDAGEMKEKGTKVNLFVSIGSKKITMDDYTGRSYDDTKALLEEQGFKNISSEEAYSSEVDKGMIISQTPSAGTNVVAKSTDVKFVVSKGVEPITLKDLRGYTKTAVEDYASPLGLKVSSSEENSDSVEKGQVISQSPSSGTTMNPGDTIEIVISAGPKEKAVKEVTKTFNISYTPSDEENPEPQHIQIYIQDKDHSMTSAYREMNISQNTSVEVTFQIEEGTSGGYKIISDDKVIDEGTVPYPN; encoded by the coding sequence ATGATGATTGGTAAACGTCTAAATGATCGATATAAAATCTTACATGCTATAGGCGGCGGTGGAATGGCCAATGTTTATCTTGCTCATGATATTATCCTAGACCGTGACGTTGCTGTAAAGATTTTACGCATTGATTTAGCAGATGAAAGTAATCTTATACGCCGTTTTCAACGAGAAGCGCAATCTGCAACAAGTTTAGTTCATCCTAATATAGTCAGTGTCTATGATGTTGGTGAAGAAAATGACTTGCACTATATCGTTATGGAGCATGTCGATGGAATGGACTTAAAACAATACATCCACGAAAACCACCCAATTAGCTACGAAAAAGCAGTCGATATTATGCTGCAAATCGTTTCCGCAGTAGCTGTTGCGCATCAACACCATATTATTCACCGCGATTTGAAACCGCAAAATATCTTAATTGACCATGATGGTGTCGTGAAGATTACTGATTTTGGGATTGCGATGGCGCTTTCTGAAACCTCTATTACCCAAACGAATTCTCTTCTTGGCTCTGTCCACTACTTATCACCAGAACAAGCTCGTGGCGGGATGGCAACGCAAAAATCAGATATTTATTCACTTGGAATCGTTTTATACGAATTACTTACAGGAAAAGTACCGTTTGACGGAGAATCAGCTGTGTCCATTGCGATTAAGCATTTACAAGCAGATATTCCTTCCGCAAGAACACAAAATCCAGAAATCCCTCAAAGCCTAGAAAATATTATCATTAAAGCAACCGCAAAAGATCCTTTTCTGCGTTACCAAAATGCAGAAGAAATGGAAAAAGACTTACAAACTTGCTTAAATAAAGATCGTCTTAATGAGCCAAAATACGTTTTCAAAGCAGATGATGGCGATACAAAAACCATCCCAATCATTGCAACAAAAGAAGCAATGCAAAATTTGGATAATACCATTGTCCCTGAAGGAAAAGTGGCCGCAGAAGAAGTAACGGAAGAAGATAAAAAAGGCAAGAAAAAGAAAAAAATGAGTAAGAAAAAGAAAATTGCTTGGATTGTTTTTTCAGTAATTATCGCCTTTACTATCGCTATCTTACTACTTTGGATGCTTGGTAAAGGTCCAGAAGAAATTGCTGTACCTGATGTTTCAGGGAAAACGGAAGACCAAGCCATTGCCCTACTTCAAAAAGATGGTTTTGTCATCGGGAAAACCGCTGAAAAAAATAGCGATGAAGTAGAAGAGGGAAAAGTGATTAATACAGATCCTGATGCTGGGGAGATGAAGGAAAAAGGAACCAAAGTAAACCTATTTGTAAGCATTGGCTCTAAAAAAATCACGATGGATGATTATACTGGTCGAAGTTATGATGACACAAAAGCATTACTAGAAGAACAAGGATTTAAAAATATTTCGTCCGAAGAGGCTTATAGTTCTGAAGTAGATAAAGGAATGATTATTAGCCAAACGCCCTCAGCAGGAACCAATGTCGTAGCGAAATCAACGGATGTAAAATTTGTCGTAAGTAAAGGTGTTGAGCCAATTACCTTGAAAGACCTTCGCGGATATACGAAAACAGCCGTAGAAGATTATGCGTCACCCCTAGGACTTAAAGTATCCAGCTCGGAAGAAAACTCTGATTCAGTTGAAAAAGGCCAAGTTATTTCACAGTCTCCTTCATCTGGAACTACGATGAATCCAGGCGATACGATTGAAATAGTTATCTCTGCCGGGCCGAAAGAAAAAGCAGTTAAAGAAGTAACAAAAACATTTAATATTTCCTATACACCTAGTGATGAAGAAAATCCAGAGCCACAACATATTCAAATCTATATTCAAGATAAGGATCATAGTATGACAAGTGCTTACCGTGAAATGAATATTAGCCAAAATACATCGGTAGAAGTCACTTTCCAAATAGAAGAAGGTACGAGCGGTGGCTATAAAATTATTAGTGATGATAAAGTAATCGACGAAGGTACGGTTCCATATCCAAACTAA
- a CDS encoding Stp1/IreP family PP2C-type Ser/Thr phosphatase → MHAEFRTDRGRIRNHNEDNGGVFENKDGQSIVIVADGMGGHRAGDVASEMAVRLLSDAWKETTALLTAEEIEAWLRQTIQEVNKQIVHYAESEMDLNGMGTTLVTAIMAQSQVVIANVGDSRGYLLQNNTMRQLTEDHSLVHELLRTGEISKEDAMNHPRKNILLRALGVEGKVEVDTFVVPFQTSDTLLLCSDGLTNMVPEAEMEEILKSKRTLSEKADVFITKANSYGGEDNITVLLVERNLTQKGRNAS, encoded by the coding sequence ATGCATGCAGAATTTAGAACAGATAGAGGTAGGATCAGAAATCATAATGAAGATAACGGTGGCGTTTTTGAAAACAAAGATGGTCAGTCGATAGTAATTGTAGCAGACGGAATGGGCGGTCACCGAGCAGGCGATGTAGCGAGCGAAATGGCTGTACGTTTACTTAGTGATGCATGGAAAGAAACAACTGCCCTTCTAACTGCTGAAGAGATTGAAGCTTGGTTACGGCAGACTATTCAAGAAGTGAATAAACAAATTGTTCATTATGCAGAAAGCGAAATGGATTTGAATGGTATGGGGACAACCCTTGTTACAGCAATAATGGCACAGTCCCAAGTAGTTATCGCCAATGTTGGTGACAGTCGTGGCTACTTGCTCCAAAATAATACGATGCGTCAACTCACCGAAGATCATTCGCTTGTGCATGAACTACTTAGAACCGGCGAAATCAGCAAAGAAGATGCCATGAATCACCCGCGGAAAAACATTCTTTTACGTGCGCTTGGTGTGGAAGGTAAAGTAGAAGTAGATACTTTCGTCGTTCCATTTCAAACAAGTGATACTTTATTACTTTGTTCAGATGGTTTAACGAATATGGTTCCTGAAGCTGAAATGGAAGAAATTTTGAAAAGTAAACGAACTCTTTCTGAAAAAGCAGATGTATTTATTACAAAAGCCAATTCTTATGGAGGAGAAGATAATATTACTGTATTGTTAGTGGAACGAAATCTTACTCAGAAAGGGAGGAACGCTTCATGA
- a CDS encoding Asp23/Gls24 family envelope stress response protein yields the protein MAIEIDTKLGKIDITSDVIATIAGGAAEENFGIVGMASRHQIRDGLTDILRRENYTKGVIVRQEEEGIHIDMYIIVSFGTKISEVAHNVQERVKYTLEKTLGITVESVNIYVQGVRVIKES from the coding sequence ATGGCAATTGAAATCGACACAAAGCTTGGCAAAATTGATATTACTAGTGATGTTATTGCGACGATTGCTGGTGGTGCTGCAGAAGAAAACTTCGGTATCGTTGGTATGGCAAGTAGACATCAAATTCGTGATGGTTTAACAGATATTCTTAGAAGAGAAAATTATACAAAAGGTGTTATCGTAAGACAAGAAGAAGAAGGTATTCATATCGACATGTATATCATTGTTAGTTTTGGAACGAAAATTTCCGAAGTAGCACACAATGTGCAAGAACGCGTGAAATACACTTTAGAAAAAACACTCGGTATTACAGTGGAATCAGTGAATATTTATGTTCAAGGTGTCCGAGTAATCAAGGAATCTTAA
- the rpe gene encoding ribulose-phosphate 3-epimerase — protein sequence MGKIAPSILSADFANLARDIKEVENCGADYIHVDVMDGHFVPNITFGPAVVKAIRPETKLPLDVHLMIENPDTYIPEFAKAGADYITVHVEACTHLHRTLQLIRTYGVKAGAVLNPATPIDVLQHVLNELDMVLFMTVNPGFGGQKFIPEVLEKITAFKQIIDEKELDIEIEVDGGVDHETAKLCRDAGANVFVAGSYIYGNKNRQSPIDKLRAVVGE from the coding sequence ATGGGAAAAATAGCTCCTTCGATTTTAAGTGCAGACTTTGCGAATCTTGCAAGAGATATAAAAGAAGTAGAAAATTGCGGCGCGGATTATATCCATGTTGATGTAATGGACGGTCATTTTGTTCCTAATATTACATTTGGTCCTGCTGTAGTAAAGGCGATTCGGCCAGAAACAAAACTACCACTCGATGTTCACTTAATGATTGAAAATCCGGATACGTATATTCCTGAATTTGCGAAAGCTGGCGCGGATTATATTACTGTTCATGTGGAGGCCTGTACTCACTTGCACCGAACACTACAACTGATTCGCACGTACGGAGTTAAAGCCGGAGCTGTTCTTAATCCAGCGACGCCAATTGATGTTTTACAACACGTTTTAAATGAACTAGATATGGTTTTATTTATGACGGTGAACCCAGGATTTGGAGGACAAAAATTCATTCCCGAAGTTCTAGAAAAAATTACTGCTTTCAAACAAATTATCGACGAAAAAGAGTTAGATATCGAAATAGAAGTAGATGGTGGAGTAGACCATGAAACAGCCAAACTTTGCCGGGATGCAGGAGCGAATGTCTTTGTAGCTGGAAGTTATATTTATGGGAATAAAAATCGTCAAAGTCCGATTGATAAATTACGTGCTGTTGTAGGAGAATAA
- a CDS encoding thiamine diphosphokinase: MKIINVMVGGPASELPDLEPYTNREIDWIGVDRGAKRLLDRGITPTIAMGDFDSLTKEELANLKTKVTHVLEFPAEKDETDTEIGLSWAMEQNPDKIRIFGATGGRLDHLLANLMMLTKPRFQAAVPVVEMIDRYNYIKMYRPGSYTIEKLPDKKYVAFTTMQDVTGLTLNGFVYPLENATYPVGSALSSNEFVDQTGEFSFTSGMILLTQSND; this comes from the coding sequence ATGAAGATTATAAATGTCATGGTTGGTGGACCTGCGTCAGAGCTACCTGATTTAGAACCATATACAAATCGCGAAATCGACTGGATTGGTGTGGACCGTGGTGCGAAACGTTTATTAGATAGAGGAATCACGCCAACCATAGCAATGGGGGATTTTGATTCCCTTACTAAAGAAGAATTAGCCAATTTAAAAACGAAAGTAACGCACGTTCTTGAGTTTCCAGCCGAAAAAGATGAAACAGATACCGAAATTGGTTTAAGTTGGGCAATGGAACAAAATCCAGATAAAATACGTATCTTTGGGGCAACTGGTGGTCGGTTAGATCATTTACTAGCTAACTTGATGATGCTCACTAAACCACGCTTTCAAGCCGCCGTACCTGTTGTAGAAATGATTGACCGCTATAACTATATTAAAATGTACAGACCAGGAAGCTACACGATTGAAAAATTACCAGATAAAAAATATGTCGCCTTCACAACGATGCAAGATGTTACCGGACTTACATTAAATGGTTTTGTTTACCCACTTGAAAATGCTACTTACCCGGTAGGCTCTGCACTTTCTAGTAATGAATTCGTGGACCAAACAGGAGAGTTTTCGTTTACTAGTGGAATGATCTTACTGACTCAAAGTAATGATTAA
- the rpmB gene encoding 50S ribosomal protein L28, translated as MAKECVITGRKSRSGNKRSHAMNSSKRTWKANLQKVRILVNGKPKKVWVSARALKSGKVERV; from the coding sequence ATGGCTAAAGAATGTGTTATTACAGGCCGCAAATCACGTTCCGGTAACAAACGTTCCCACGCAATGAACTCCAGCAAACGTACTTGGAAAGCTAACTTGCAAAAAGTACGGATTCTGGTTAACGGCAAACCTAAAAAAGTTTGGGTATCTGCTCGTGCGCTGAAATCTGGTAAAGTGGAACGCGTTTAA
- a CDS encoding DAK2 domain-containing protein, protein MSIYQLDSEKFAAMIALGAENLAKNADFVDSLNVFPVPDGDTGTNMNLSMTSGAEEVAKNDKETISAVGANLAKGLLMGARGNSGVILSQLFRGFSKAIENKETLNAEEFAGAFVKGVETAYKAVMKPVEGTILTVAREAAKAGVQAASEHQEIELVMEAILKQGKVALEKTPDLLPVLKEVGVVDSGGQGLIIIYEGFYGVLTGKMAEAPDYMASMGELINAEHHRHVQDFMSTEDIHFGYCTEIIVKINENKPGLKPFDEEQFRQDLSELGDSLLVAADEEVVKVHVHVEHPGEVLNYGQQYGSLLKMKVENMREQHSEIVSDEKEVAKDKAPYGIVTVSAGDGMKKLFESMGVSVVLSGGQTMNPSTEDIVKAIESANAEQVFVLPNNKNIQMAAEQAAQLLGEDKVQIIPTKTIPQGLTAVLAFQPEQDFQANAAAMKAAIEEVASGQVTTAVRDTTVEGIEIKKDSFIGMVEGKIKVSCETLEEASYETLEKLLDDDSEIVTIIFGEESDLTATEKLADKITEAYPDIEVEIHEGNQPVYPYIFAVE, encoded by the coding sequence GTGAGTATATATCAGTTAGACTCAGAGAAATTTGCAGCAATGATAGCGCTTGGAGCAGAGAATTTAGCGAAGAATGCTGATTTTGTTGATTCATTAAACGTCTTCCCGGTTCCAGATGGTGACACGGGAACAAATATGAACTTATCCATGACTAGTGGCGCAGAAGAAGTCGCCAAAAATGACAAAGAAACGATTAGTGCCGTCGGAGCAAATCTGGCAAAAGGCTTGCTGATGGGCGCACGAGGAAATTCTGGCGTTATTTTATCACAACTTTTCCGAGGATTTTCGAAAGCAATTGAAAATAAAGAAACATTAAATGCAGAAGAATTTGCCGGAGCTTTCGTAAAAGGGGTGGAAACAGCCTATAAAGCAGTGATGAAGCCGGTCGAAGGAACGATTCTTACTGTTGCTCGTGAGGCCGCTAAAGCAGGTGTACAAGCCGCTAGCGAACATCAAGAAATCGAATTAGTAATGGAAGCAATTTTGAAGCAGGGGAAAGTGGCATTAGAAAAAACACCAGATTTACTTCCTGTTTTAAAAGAAGTTGGTGTGGTTGATAGTGGTGGACAAGGCCTTATCATTATTTATGAAGGCTTTTATGGCGTGTTAACTGGCAAAATGGCAGAAGCCCCTGATTATATGGCTTCCATGGGTGAGTTAATCAATGCAGAACATCACCGCCATGTGCAAGATTTTATGTCAACCGAAGATATTCATTTTGGTTATTGTACTGAAATTATCGTCAAAATTAACGAAAACAAACCCGGTTTAAAACCTTTTGATGAAGAACAATTTCGCCAAGATTTAAGCGAACTAGGTGATTCCTTACTTGTTGCAGCGGATGAGGAAGTCGTAAAAGTCCATGTCCATGTGGAACATCCCGGCGAAGTTCTGAATTACGGGCAACAATATGGTAGTTTGCTTAAAATGAAAGTAGAAAATATGCGCGAACAACATAGCGAAATTGTTAGTGATGAAAAAGAAGTCGCAAAAGACAAAGCACCTTACGGGATTGTTACCGTTTCTGCTGGCGATGGTATGAAGAAACTTTTTGAAAGCATGGGCGTATCCGTTGTGCTTTCCGGTGGACAAACAATGAATCCAAGTACAGAAGATATTGTTAAAGCGATTGAATCAGCAAATGCTGAGCAAGTTTTCGTACTTCCAAATAATAAAAATATCCAAATGGCAGCTGAACAAGCGGCCCAACTTTTAGGCGAAGATAAAGTACAAATCATCCCTACTAAAACGATTCCACAAGGATTGACTGCTGTGCTAGCATTTCAACCAGAGCAAGATTTTCAGGCAAATGCAGCAGCAATGAAAGCAGCAATAGAAGAAGTTGCTAGCGGACAAGTCACAACTGCAGTTCGGGATACAACAGTGGAAGGTATCGAAATCAAAAAAGACAGCTTTATCGGTATGGTAGAAGGCAAAATCAAAGTAAGCTGTGAAACTTTGGAAGAAGCATCATACGAAACATTAGAAAAACTACTAGATGATGATAGCGAAATTGTGACTATTATCTTTGGTGAAGAGTCGGATTTAACTGCTACAGAAAAATTAGCGGACAAAATAACAGAAGCGTATCCCGATATAGAAGTAGAAATTCATGAAGGAAACCAACCAGTTTACCCATATATTTTCGCAGTGGAGTAA
- the sdaAB gene encoding L-serine ammonia-lyase, iron-sulfur-dependent subunit beta has translation MKFNSVFDIIGPVMIGPSSSHTAGASRIGAIARAVFNEQPSQVDIHLYGSFAKTYKGHGTDVALIGGLLGFEPDDPRMKESPKLAEEWGMRIQFIEEVEEPPHPNTVKLVLKHGMQQMTLIGASIGGGKVEIIRLNEFELEFTGTAPAILILHQDKFGAIAAVSSVIADHKINIGQMKVSRKIKGDEALMVIEVDQQVEQALITKLAELPGIYQVASVMI, from the coding sequence GTGAAATTTAATAGCGTGTTTGACATTATTGGTCCAGTGATGATTGGCCCATCAAGTTCACATACTGCAGGAGCTAGCAGAATTGGCGCGATTGCACGAGCTGTTTTTAATGAACAACCATCCCAAGTAGATATTCATTTATATGGTTCTTTCGCTAAAACATATAAAGGGCACGGAACAGACGTAGCGCTCATTGGTGGATTGCTTGGTTTTGAACCAGATGATCCAAGGATGAAAGAATCACCAAAATTAGCAGAAGAATGGGGTATGCGCATTCAGTTTATTGAAGAAGTGGAAGAGCCGCCCCATCCGAATACCGTTAAGCTGGTATTAAAACATGGCATGCAGCAAATGACTTTAATCGGAGCATCGATTGGCGGAGGAAAAGTAGAAATTATTCGCTTAAATGAATTTGAACTAGAATTTACTGGAACTGCACCAGCTATTCTTATATTACATCAAGATAAATTTGGTGCGATTGCAGCGGTATCATCTGTTATTGCAGATCATAAAATTAATATCGGACAAATGAAAGTATCTCGTAAAATAAAAGGCGACGAAGCTTTAATGGTAATTGAAGTAGATCAGCAAGTGGAGCAAGCTTTAATTACGAAGCTTGCTGAATTGCCAGGGATTTATCAAGTAGCAAGTGTGATGATTTAA